Proteins encoded within one genomic window of Prochlorococcus marinus str. MIT 9515:
- the aroB gene encoding 3-dehydroquinate synthase yields the protein MNKNKIIVPLSNNSYEVTIRQGIINSIGKELTQIGINNNRKILIVSNKEISNLFGSKLLNDLKKYNFSAEIFNIKAGESYKNLASLREIYDAAFEFGLDRNALLIALGGGIVGDVTGFAAATWLRGIDYIQIPTTLLSMVDSSVGGKTAVNHPKGKNLIGAFYQPKAVFIDPETLKTLPIREFKAGMAEVIKYGVIKDKELFEYLEIDKNREKILNLDNESLIKIINKSIRTKSYIVSKDEKENGIRAILNYGHSFGHVIENLCGYGEYLHGEAISIGMKIAGDISTEKNLWLKEDSLRQDKLIESYGLPTQTPKIKKHDVITILMGDKKVRDGKMRFILPKGIGEVDIFNDIKESQFLKYFD from the coding sequence GTGAATAAGAACAAAATTATAGTTCCTTTAAGTAATAATTCATATGAAGTTACAATACGACAAGGAATCATAAACAGCATTGGGAAAGAGCTAACCCAAATTGGGATAAACAATAATAGAAAAATACTAATAGTTTCTAATAAAGAAATTTCAAACTTATTTGGGAGTAAACTTCTTAATGATTTAAAAAAATATAATTTTAGTGCTGAAATATTTAATATTAAAGCAGGAGAATCTTATAAGAATTTGGCAAGTTTAAGAGAGATATATGATGCTGCTTTTGAGTTTGGGTTAGACAGAAATGCCTTGCTGATTGCACTAGGGGGAGGCATTGTAGGCGATGTAACTGGTTTTGCTGCAGCTACATGGTTAAGAGGTATTGATTATATTCAGATTCCGACAACACTATTATCTATGGTTGATTCATCGGTAGGCGGGAAAACAGCTGTTAATCATCCAAAAGGTAAAAATCTAATAGGAGCTTTTTATCAACCCAAAGCAGTTTTTATTGATCCGGAAACTCTAAAAACTCTTCCTATAAGAGAATTTAAAGCAGGCATGGCAGAAGTTATCAAATATGGAGTGATAAAAGATAAAGAACTATTTGAATACTTAGAAATTGATAAAAATAGAGAAAAAATTCTCAATCTCGACAACGAATCATTAATAAAAATTATCAACAAGTCAATTAGAACAAAGTCATATATAGTCTCCAAAGACGAGAAAGAAAATGGAATTCGAGCAATATTAAATTATGGGCATTCATTTGGTCATGTAATAGAAAATTTATGTGGATATGGAGAGTATCTACACGGCGAAGCAATATCAATTGGAATGAAAATTGCAGGAGATATTTCTACAGAAAAAAATTTATGGTTAAAAGAGGATTCTTTAAGACAAGATAAACTCATTGAAAGTTATGGTCTACCAACACAAACTCCAAAAATCAAAAAGCATGATGTGATTACAATACTAATGGGTGATAAAAAGGTACGCGATGGAAAAATGAGGTTTATTCTACCTAAAGGGATTGGAGAAGTTGATATTTTTAATGATATAAAAGAGTCACAATTCTTAAAATATTTCGATTAG
- a CDS encoding 5-(carboxyamino)imidazole ribonucleotide synthase: MTQKRNIKNISKNYSLGIIGGGQLALMLTEAANKRGIKVCVQTKSSNDPAGSKADCVIEADPLKIKGNKDLIKKCEKIIFENEWIRIEKLNLIESNNIFVPSLQSIQPLVDRISQKKLIEKMGLPSPRWISIKDFKILEHKEIEDWNFPLMVKSLKGGYDGKGNKKINNKEDLNSFLVGAESDDWLIEEWIDYKKELALVGSRDFDGKIRLFPIVETFQKNNVCDWVLSPAEINYDLKTFVINIFSSIVNELNYVGVMGIEFFYGDKGLLINEIAPRTHNSAHFSIEACTSSQFDQYICISSGAKPPDINLNSHGSLMINLLGLKKDFPLSIEKRIEFLTQIKGSNLHWYGKSKESVGRKMGHITFLLNENNYLKRNEKSREILNKVREIWPSPNE; encoded by the coding sequence ATGACTCAAAAAAGAAATATAAAAAATATTAGTAAAAATTATTCACTAGGAATAATTGGAGGAGGTCAATTAGCCTTAATGCTTACTGAAGCGGCAAACAAAAGAGGAATAAAAGTATGCGTTCAAACTAAATCTTCCAATGACCCAGCAGGCTCAAAAGCAGATTGTGTTATTGAGGCTGATCCTCTTAAGATAAAAGGAAATAAGGATCTAATTAAAAAGTGCGAAAAAATTATTTTTGAAAATGAATGGATTAGAATCGAAAAATTAAATTTAATTGAATCTAATAATATTTTTGTACCAAGCCTGCAATCGATTCAACCTTTGGTAGATAGAATTTCTCAAAAAAAATTAATAGAGAAAATGGGCCTGCCCTCACCAAGATGGATTTCAATAAAGGATTTTAAAATTCTTGAGCATAAAGAAATTGAGGATTGGAATTTTCCCTTAATGGTTAAATCTCTTAAAGGAGGATATGACGGTAAAGGAAATAAAAAAATTAATAACAAAGAAGATTTGAATTCCTTTTTGGTTGGAGCGGAATCAGACGATTGGCTAATTGAAGAATGGATTGACTATAAAAAGGAGCTTGCTCTGGTTGGATCAAGAGATTTTGATGGCAAAATAAGGCTATTTCCCATTGTTGAGACATTTCAAAAAAATAACGTTTGTGATTGGGTTTTGTCTCCAGCTGAAATTAATTATGACTTGAAAACTTTTGTGATTAATATTTTTTCCTCAATAGTAAATGAACTCAATTATGTTGGAGTAATGGGAATTGAATTCTTTTATGGTGATAAAGGACTATTAATTAATGAAATTGCCCCTAGAACTCATAATTCTGCTCACTTTTCTATAGAGGCTTGTACTTCAAGCCAGTTCGATCAATATATTTGTATATCTTCAGGTGCCAAGCCCCCAGATATTAATTTGAATTCTCATGGCTCCTTAATGATAAATTTATTAGGTTTGAAAAAAGATTTCCCTTTGTCAATAGAAAAAAGGATAGAGTTTTTAACACAAATTAAGGGGTCTAACCTTCATTGGTATGGAAAATCTAAAGAAAGTGTTGGACGGAAAATGGGTCATATAACTTTTTTACTGAATGAGAATAATTATTTGAAAAGGAATGAAAAATCAAGAGAAATATTAAATAAGGTAAGAGAGATTTGGCCATCTCCAAATGAATAA